Proteins from a genomic interval of Maniola hyperantus chromosome 1, iAphHyp1.2, whole genome shotgun sequence:
- the LOC117996574 gene encoding uncharacterized protein, giving the protein MSNIPFILDLPKDCPVKNARVTIGTIQNNNNMKRLWNYQLNKPCQHFVLGPLINKSFNLTNTCNVVKGHYEVHINMDDLTKKFLGSSFFYDTFFFKTTAYNSGSNFFCVYAAIEISKL; this is encoded by the exons ATGTCCAACATTCCATTTATTTTGGATCTGCCCAAAGACTGTCCAGTTAAAAAC gCAAGAGTCACAATTGGCACTATTCAGAACAATAATAACATGAAGAGACTGTGGAATTATCAACTAAACAAACCCTGTCAACATTTTGTGCTCGGTCCATTAATAAACAAATCTTTCAATCTGACTAACACTTGTAACGTAGTCAAG GGCCACTATGAAGTACACATAAATATGGATGATTTGACCAAAAAGTTTCTGGggtctagtttcttttatgatACTTTCTTCTTCAAAACAACAGCTTACAACAGCGGCAGCAATTTTTTCTGCGTATATGCAGCGATCGAAATCTCAAAACTGTGA